From Populus trichocarpa isolate Nisqually-1 chromosome 19, P.trichocarpa_v4.1, whole genome shotgun sequence, a single genomic window includes:
- the LOC112325353 gene encoding uncharacterized protein LOC112325353 yields the protein MEDEERAQRDAHFQEELESLKTSVARLTSLLEQTLRNTSGEGPSNRPVTFNQTPITAQPEERMSEHGQEPQHNPAFVQSATPAPAPTVMDAFANESHQAKSSDSLDQEKIAALEARIKVIEGVDLYDPVRAAEMCLVPNVVVPKKFRVPEFIKYSGTQCPMTHLKSYCNKMAEVVHDEKLLMHFFQDSLSGATLSWYMRLDNTKIRRWKDLVDAFIKQYKYNMDIAPDRTSLSNLEKRDKESIREYAQRWRESAAQVHPPLLDKEMVTLFANTLKAPYYEHVMGSSAQQFTDAVVVCERIEQGVKSGRISAPIEKRGFERKEVNHVGDDYRGRKTSSQSYHTPSQVADIKKPEPQNFQAKSQIGNYQRVQEQLPPLPLPLDEMYQKLLSIGQVAPEPLTPVQPPYPSWYKPELTCEYHAGIAGHSIHTCNAFKRKLLQLIKAGWIELEETSNVNTNPLPNHA from the coding sequence atggaagatgaagagcgcGCTCAACGTGACGcccattttcaagaagagttaGAGTCTCTGAAGACAAGTGTGGCTCGCctcactagcttactcgagcaaacactAAGAAATACCTCTGGTGAAGGTCCTTCTAACCGACCAGTCACTTTTAATCAGACTCCAATAACAGCTCAGCCCGAAGAAAGGATGAGTGAACATGGTCAAGAGCCTCAACATAATCCAGCATTTGTGCAGTCAGCGACACCTGCACCAGCCCCGACAGTCATGGATGCATTTGCTAATGAGTCCCACCAGGCCAAGTCATCTGATagccttgatcaagaaaagatagCGGCGCTGGAAGCTAGAATCAAAGTCATTGAAGGGGTAGACTTATATGATCCAGTACGGGCAGCGGAGATGTGTCTGGTCCCAAATGTGGTTGTCCCGAAGAAGTTTCGTGTTCCTGAGTTCATCAAATATAGTGGAACACAATGCCCCATGACCCATCTCAAGTCCTATTGCAATAAAATGGCAGAAGTAGTACATGACGAAAAACTACTGATGCACTTTTTTCAAGATAGCTTAAGTGGGGCAACattgagctggtacatgagattgGACAACACAAAGATCCGGAGATGGAAAGACCTGGTGGATGCTTTTATCAAGCAGTACAAGTACAACATGGACATTGCTCCTGACAGAACCAGCTTGTCCAATCTAGAGAAAAGGGACAAAGAAAGCATAAGGGAATATGCTCAAAGATGGCGAGAATCAGCTGCTCAAGTCCATCCTCCACTTTTGGACAAAGAGATGGTCACTTTATTTGCCAACACACTCAAAGCACCATATTATGAGCATGTGATGGGTAGTTCGGCCCAGCAATTCACTGACGCAGTGGTAGTGTGTGAACGTATAGAGCAAGGTGTCAAGAGTGGTAGAATTTCTGCACCCATCGAGAAAAGAGGCTTCGAAAGGAAAGAGGTCAACCATGTTGGAGACGACTATAGGGGTAGGAAAACCTCATCCCAAAGCTACCATACTCCATCCCAGGTTGCCGACATCAAAAAACCTGAGCCCCAAAACTTTCAAGCCAAAAGCCAAATTGGAAATTACCAAAGGGTCCAAGAACAACTACCTCCATTACCGCTGCCCCTGGATGAAATGTACCAGAAGTTATTAAGCATCGGGCAAGTAGCTCCCGAACCTCTGACGCCGGTGCAACCACCTTACCCTAGTTGGTACAAACCAGAGCTCACTTGCGAATACCATGCTGGTATTGCTGGACATAGTATCCATACTTGCAACGCCTTCAAGAGAAAACTTTTGCAATTAATCAAGGCAGGGTGGATAGAATTGGAAGAAACTTCTAATGTGAACACGAACCCTCTACCTAATCATGCTTGA